The genomic interval TCAGTAATGAGAACGGTAATCCTAAAATTGATTATATGATATGTAACCAATGTCAAAAGTGTATTGCTATTTGTCCTCATCAGGCAATATTGATGAATGGCAAACAACCGATAAAGATTGAGGAACCTCTTAGAATTGTTGCAGATGATTTAAAAGAATTTTTAAAACGAAGGAGATCTATAAAAAAATTTAAAGATTGCAAAATACCCAGAGAAGTTTTATTGGAAATAGCTTCTGTTGCAAAGTATGCTCCTAATCAGAATAAGAATATTGAAATAATTATTATTGATGATCTTGAATTAATTAATAAAATTGACAGATCAGCATTGAAATTTGTTTTGCGATTATATAATATATTTTTTTCTATGAAATTCCTGACCAGCTTTATTCAATTGTTTTCAGACTCTTTGCCGACTATAAAAAAGAAAATGGAATTTGATTTACATATTAATAAACATGTTGTTAAAGAAAATACACAGGGATTGTACTTATTAATTGGGAATCCTAAGGTTCCTGTTACTGAGAGTAGTGCTCAATATCTATTATCAACGATGATCATATATGCAGAGGCCTTGGGAATCGGTAGTTGCTTAATGGATTCCCTCAAATTATCAATAAATAGAGCCCTGGCTATAAAAAATGCATTAAGAATTCCAAAAGGCAACAAAGTTCTTGGGGTACTTGCCGTAGGGTATTCAAATGAATGTATAGTTAATATTCCACAAGGATATGAGATTAATACTAGTTGGAACAGGAAAAATACCGAAACTATTGTAGAATAATACATAATATTTTGGTTTTTGCCCGTGCAAATTACCATCATTTACGGAAGCTGCCAGCGCAAAACTAAT from Dehalobacter sp. carries:
- a CDS encoding nitroreductase family protein, translating into MNGKQPIKIEEPLRIVADDLKEFLKRRRSIKKFKDCKIPREVLLEIASVAKYAPNQNKNIEIIIIDDLELINKIDRSALKFVLRLYNIFFSMKFLTSFIQLFSDSLPTIKKKMEFDLHINKHVVKENTQGLYLLIGNPKVPVTESSAQYLLSTMIIYAEALGIGSCLMDSLKLSINRALAIKNALRIPKGNKVLGVLAVGYSNECIVNIPQGYEINTSWNRKNTETIVE